In Megalops cyprinoides isolate fMegCyp1 chromosome 16, fMegCyp1.pri, whole genome shotgun sequence, the genomic window ATTAAACATATTCATCATTATATCACATCCACATCAATGTCAACTGATGGGAAGGCTGCTGACTAGTGGTGTATCACAATTACTTAACAGGGTATCTAAAACAGAATCTGCAATGCTGGCTCAGAACATTAAGAAATAGAGGAGGTTTGAAAGATTTGGAAGATTTGGAAGACTTCTTACATCAAGCGTCAATCAAACCCCTATGCCAGGTATGgctgattgattaattgattgattgattgattgattgattgattgattgattgggaGAGAGAACAcattgcagtttctttttaaatgggCAGAACCGTTTGTCTGCACATCGGCACGGTCTGGGTCACATGTGCAGGACAGATCACACCAGGCTTCCACTCTTACTGTACCTCCAGAGAATAGCGAGTTACATCACCAAAAGTGTCCAACCGTTCCCTGTGCTGTACGTAAGCAGTGCATGGCAAAGAGACACAAACCAGTAAAAAATAGGGGGGAGAAGAAGAACGTAAAGCAAATAATATCCCTGGCCCTGCTAGGTATTAACTCTCCTTCCATCAGGTGACAGGgagtttactttaaaaaaacatacgCCAACATCAGGGCATACTGCATAACACAGGGGATCAATGTATCTACTTTTGCCTCTACTCAAACTCTAACACATCTCCCCAGAATTTTATGCACTAAGCCACTGTCACATTGAAACCTATGGTGCATGTTTCTTAATTAAAGGTTTCCCTCTTTGTGGCACCCAGAGATGTCATGGCGATGAAAAAGTGATGTGGGAAGGAACAGGGAGTCACTCACTCTTCCAGGGACAAGAGGAAGGGTGGCTTCTGCTTTGGTTCTCTCAGCTTCATCGTAGGAGGGAAGAGTGGTAGCAACATTGTAAGAGGGAGGTTTGGGGAACCCGCCATCTTCTTTGTAGTCAAAATAggctgagaagaaaaaaaaaacaaaatggaccTCTTAGACTACAGTGTTTTAGTCATACAAAGTACCCTGCAGAAATAAGGGTGGATACTCCTGCTAGAGTTTgattacaacaacaataaagaTTGTCTGGAGAGCACTGTACTGTTGGCAGAAGCTCTAGCCAATCAAATGAGtcaattaaaatattctgttaatTTTACCATGCAATATAGGGATGTCTATTGTCCCTTTAGGCTTATCTAATTCATTTTAGTTGGTAAACCGAATTAATTTAGCGTCACAGATTATACTGTAAAGTACAAATATAATAACCACTATTAATCATTGTAAGGTATTATATACAGAAAGCTGAACAGTCTGACTGTGTAAGCAGCTGTTTGGGGCTGTGGTTCTGCTTGTGCTGCTACATTTGTATGTTGCTTTTTGTCTGCATACCGCGCTGCTCCTTTGGGACGCACCATAAATAGTCTTCATTGCATGGGCTGATTCCTTATCCGTTTATGTGGGACACAATATCGCACTCCTGAATACAGAATGCAGCATGCATCTCGGACTGATTAATCTTTGCACCATTTTATGTGATACTCCACATTCAATAATGAACAGTTTTGCCCATTAAAAAGCAAATATCTTCATATGAATTTTCAGAATTGTGATGATATTCTCAATACGTGATCATAAGGAAAAATTCTGCCACGCTTATTTCGATGGAGTCTCCACGTCTTtacaggcagagagcaggaggctAGACTGCAGTGCCCTGGATCCTGAGTGTGGCGGCACGTGGCACAGCGGCTGTCTTACCTGCATTGTCTGCTGCAATGCTGCTGTAAGGAGGAGGGGCATCGGCGGCTACCTGGGAGGCCTCGCCTGGCTCTTCCTCATTGGTTAACTgcacaaagagacagacagtacTGGTTGGAATCGGTATGCGGCTGACCTTCATTCTTTTTTACTTCTTGTTTCAGTCCTTGCTAGAGTAACAAACCGTGTCCTGGACTGATGTCATGCACTGAAGCAGGCAATCATCCTGTCTCTCACATTTCCGCTAGTTCCTCGACCCCCtgacatttttcagcttttcacagAACTCCATACCTCTGTGAATTTGTGATATTTCTTTGACCCCGTGACTCTCCCTCCAATGCTGAATAGTGTCTCTTTATGGCAACTGTCCCATACTACAAACACTGACCACTTTCACCTGCTGACCTCCAACAcagtaacatactgtacagcCTGTTCTGTGATCAACAGGAGACTTGAAGCTGAAATGATCAGTTTGACTCTTCCCATGACAGAATTAACTGCACTGTGCTAGCTAGAAATTAATGTTTATGATCATGCACACATTACATGGAAAATGCCGTAAATTTGTTACTAAGCcattttatcagtttatcaGAGGCTGCAACAGTATCCTCCTTGACAACTTCCTTTTCGGCTGTGTTGGGTCCTCTGTGATGAAAATACTGGCATATGGTATGATATATGCATACCCTCtcctaaataaaacaaatcatattTCGCTGTTAAGGTTCTAACGTTTTATAAGGATGTTCACAAATAAAGTAGGGTCATACACGTCACATAACACAATACCAGCACATAAAGTGGGCATTACAATCTTTATTAAAGCAGATCCGGTATTATACAATACAGCAATATTGGCACCAAGAAGCACAACTTTGCACAGACTGTCTTCAGACTGATGTGAATACCTTACTACTTTTCATTATAAAGGGATTATGTTAAGATGAGAACAGCAGGGCAAATGTGAACCTTAAGGACACTTTAAACAGCTTTAGTCCAGGTAGGATCCTATAAGCAGTGTCAAGGTTAATTTTGTGGCCAAGGAGATATGCTCATTAGAGACCACTCTACAGGAACATACCTGTACTTTAGCTCAGGCCATTTTACAGTCCATTATTACTTGGAGAATGTGTCCCCTCCTGTGTCCAAACCAGGACAACATCCCTGTATAAAAGACTGTGTTGAAAGGGTGTGTTTGCTCAGGGTTCTGGAATTGGATCTTATTATTGAGACATCTGTGCCACAAAAGCAGGACAACAAATCaattaaagcaagtgaaaatTACTTCCATTAAAAGTTTACCACAAATGCATGAGTTTAATGGAATTCTAGGATTTGGTCCTGAAGATTTTTAATACTGTGTTTCTGGGTAACTGTGCTAAGATCTATATACAGAGCTATTCAGATCTCAAGAGAGCCTCAAGCCGATAATGCTGCTTATCCTGAAAtagatattttaaaacacagtaacttcctccagTGCAAAATGCACTAAATGCCAGCTTGTCTACTTCTGAAGCCTTTTCAACTGCACaacatcagttaaaaaaattCTCACAGCAcgtaacatttatttttaattatttgatatCACATCTGATTGAAACTACAGTTAGTTTCTGGCAAAATCCACAAATCTTATCTTATTATGATACTGTAATATCTTTCCCAATAAACGGCATACTTTCAATCTTAAAGCAAGTTGTACAGTCAACAGCTACATTCTTAACATTACATTCTTAACATATACTACATAATACTTTCTGAACAGGTTATGCATAATCTGTAAAGTATGTTTATGGTATTGTGTTGTCGTAAAGGTGCTGAAACGCTGACGAACTTGAAAACTCAAAATCTATGTCCCATTCAAAAATATAGGCTACACCTCATCTATTGACAATGGGGAAGAGCAGAGGACATGCCAACCTGACACTACGACTAAGAAAAACGCTGCACTTATTGAGCACTGTTGACATCATAAATGCTGCATTATTAATGAAATCCTCTCTGTGATAACAATGTTACATGTGATAATGCTTTCATACAAAAAGCCTATatgtcaggggaaaaaaatgacatgtcaGGGAGAATGTACATTAGCTGAGGCGGTTTTGGATGTTATACAATTTTTAGTcaacagataaataaatttcagtttCCCCCAGATGCAACACATACAATTAACCCCGCTACACCAGGGTGCTTCTCACCAAGGACACTTCCTGAGCATGACAATATATCTGCAAACAGATAGTTCTTTAATACAATTGACATGCTGTGGGCTAATTTAATTGGTTACTGTTATCTACTCCTTAATTTGTAATTTCATCACCTTTCATTGTAAGGGCTCTCGAGATAAGTGGCCCTGGGACCTGAGCAGCCACTTTGATAAGGCATTTGGAACAGCACAGAAGAATACAGGAATCATCTTTTCCAAGACTGATATAGAAACCTGAAAGTCTGCCAGGCAGCCCTCTGCCTCCTGGAGATACAGGGCAACTGTGGGgtatcaatgttttattttaactttcagtttgcaatggaaaaaataacaaatatctGGAAGGACGATATCAGCAGAACTGGGTGGGCCCATCTGAGGCAAACCCCATGTTATACAACAGCccaaaagttattcaaacaGAATCACCAGTGCCTGGTGAGAGAATGAAGAATGTTTTGCCACTAGTCATTAGTGTTAACTGTGCATGTTTTCGTGtgctaaaaaaaatgaaaggaagcacacaaaataaatttaaataataaatcctGCTATTTTCAATGGATAATTTTGTAGCAGGAGGATCCACCCTAACAGAGCAGGGAGATGCTAGCCTGCCATACTTAACACATTACGTCCGTCTCACTGTTGACATTTGACCTTCCCTTCTCTGCGCTTCAGTTTCATATGATGTGTCTGATTAGTTATTGCCCTCTCAGTCACATGCCTCTAAGCATGGGCATGGAGATGCAAAACATGGCATTTTCATGGTTTTTCTCTAATGAGCACACAGGCCGTGGGTCAGAAAGGTCATCCAATCATGGGGTCACAACACCGCAAGGCAAAATCATTAAAATCTAGCCTAATTTACGATATACTAGAAAAACTGACACAAGGCAACACTCAGCAATAAGTATACTACACTGGCATGGCAGTCCATGGCAAAACCCAGCGATGCATTTTGGACACACATCATGGCAAGTTAAAAAGACCTCACAGTGCACACTTCCCACACTTATCATGGATTGACTCATCATTATTGTGAGTATCAGCAACTTTCTTTACCACTGGGTTGCTGTTCAGGTACAATATGGCCAACATTAAACATatgctttgaaaaacatttgtcaGTTTTCGCACAGTCAATTCACATTTGACCTTTCTTGGTCATAGTCTCTAGATCTGCTCTTAATCAAAATCTTTCAGTCTATCAGTATTGAACAGCATACATTATACGAGTATATATATGAGTAAAAGTGTAGGCAGATGTTCGTGGGTGCTGAATTATCGTTAAatctgtataaaaaaaacaaaaaaaccgCTTAACCACTATTCTTTAACTGCATAACATCGAAATCTGGTTATGCATTTACGTTTATCTTACATTTGTTCTTGCAAAAAGTAACATGTGCACAGGAAGATATAACAGTGGAGGATGAATAAGACTCCATACATAATATGATTTAGTTTAAAAACTACAGTGCTGTGAGATCTACACGAGCGTCTTGAAATGCTGCCAAATGGAGCGTGAACATGGTATAATCAATAcagagttttttcttttcttttccaattAACTAAGTGCGGCTAAGAccttattctgaaaaaaaattatcacaATATTTATGACCTGTTGGTATGGGGTCGTGATGAGCTAGCCACTTAGCCAACTAGCCAACGAACGACTCAAGTATATAGTGTTGTCTATCTGGTAAATACTGTCTAAAAGAAAACTTAGATACATCTACAACTACCGATAATTATTATCTCTaatcaataaatgaatttaactAGCAATATAGCTAGTTAAATGAAACTAGCTAACATTACTTAATTATCAACATCGAGAAATTTCAAATAGCTAACCTTACGTTAGCTAGTCAGCTAAGTAagtgaagaaatgaaaattcaCTATTTCAAAATCAACGTCGATTCGAATTAGCTCGTAGGCCAACCGAGACAAACAAAGCAGTGGTTTAAAGCAATGATGGTGGGGAAAAAACGCCTAACGTAAACACTGCACATACGGTTAACTAACGTTCAATCAGTCGtaatccatttaaaaacaatcaGGCCTACCTAATGTCCCACAACTCAAGCACCGTCATTTCCCACAAGCAGTACCGGCTACTGCCACATCTTACGAGATCGCTTTAACGCCTGCTTTACCGAACACATTTCACTTACCGGCTGATATCTATTGTTTTGCTCTGCCATCCCAACGTGGGCGAAATGCCTTCGGAGACCACGTCCAGAAACTGAATACGATAATAAAACCGATCAGCTTAATGGAGGCAAAAAACGAAGCTATCTTGCCAGCCACTGACTTGCGACGTGTCTTGAGTACGCCTacttcctccctttcttccaCCCCTGCTCTTAGTGTCTTTGATTCAGTTCCCTGTGGCTCTCTCTTGCTACATCTAAACAACGTCGCCTTGTGCCACCATGCACCTAGCTGGCTACCGGGGGATATGGCTACAATATTCTACCGTTTAGCTAGACTGCTAAGCAAGAGTAGCTAAATAGCTCATGTATTCGTGCGTGCGGGCCTGTACACGGAGCAAACTGGAATTAGGTGCAAATCGATTTTACTGTGTTAGGTCTTTCGGTCCTTGTTGGACCTTTTCCAAAGTGCATTTATCGGGGTCTTACATAGCTGCTCTGTATATCTCGTCTATCTTCATGGTGACATTGTGTGCATACACTATATCTTACCAACAATCTGCAAACTATTCAGAAAGTGAACATGATTGCagcactttgttttatttagtcTAAGGTTGTAGAGGAGGATGTCACGGACGAACATTAGTTCGTAGGGCGTCGTTCAATGTGCAATGCGTGATATGTTATAAACGGCGCTACACAAGACCATTTTCCCTTGTTGAAgcaaatcattattatttgtttcttACTGAAGTTAACTTTCCTTTGTCGGCCTATTTAGCAGAAATGACTGGAGCCAGGAATGACCTGTCTCATTGTGAAGGGCCACCCTTTGAAAGAACTACATTTCactatacatacagtacaagatATAGGGCAACCTGCTTCTGTTTTAATAACATCTTGTTCAAGCTCAGGCTTGTTTGTGGGTGTGCCATATGAGGGTACTGTAAAATTTAAACTTCACTTTGGCAAAAAACATTGAGTAAAAATATCTGACAGATTAGACTGGTAAAAGCATGTTAGTGAATAAGCAACTGAGATTTTTATCATAGGGTGTGTTCCAAAATGTTCTGTGCTTGCATACTCAATGATCAAGGTCCAATTACAGTAAGTAAGACATAGCCATAACTGTGAACtgttccattttgcattttctttttcagtgtcattCTTCCCTGAAAGGTGCATGTTAAAATTATGTTTACTTAATTGACAACAACTTTAATGTGTATTTCCTCACATGGGGAACAGAGAAATGCTAGCTCTATGGTGCAGCATTAGGGCATGGTGGCTGTGGAGCTGGGCGTGACACTTTCAAGTTCATTTCCCTGTGCACCTGGCATTTGAACCTGTGCACTTGTCATTTGAATTCATAGCATTACTGAACCTGCAATGgtcttttcatttcactgaggATTAAGGAGTATCTAATGGTTTGTGTATATAACTAAATCATTCATGCAGGTAGCTCTTAACTACCATAAGGGAATAGAGCAGCTATCAGCAAATTTCTGATGAGTAAAAGTATTGGTCTAAGCCCATTCGCTCAGAGTTACCAACTAAATCATCAATGTTGTGAAGCATTTCACTTGTACAATAATTACACAGATAATTTATAACCATAAATCCAATGGCTATAATTTGAGTTACGCAAAAACCTAAATAATTTGGCGTTGACACTCTATAAGACAAAGGTGTTTAACCAAGCTGAGACTTAAAATTAGAGAATTAAAGATAAGTTGCTCCTATCAGGTGGCCATCAGATATATTTGcacactttaaaataatataaaacttGTATTTCTTCTGttgaataatttttttcctaCCATGTATCAAGGGCAAAAATGCATCTGTAGGCCACTGTATAACTATTGTCCTAGCTGCTCATTACACCATGTATTTCCCTGAGAGGGAACTCATACCATCTGTACAAAAATCAAAAGACTAGTACCTTATATTCCTGCTAGGCCCCTGTTCAGCATAGACTTGGCATAGTCATTATTTTTGCTACTGTGAATGCCTGAGTCTCTTTCAACAGTTGTCTCCTTGACAAGGTGCTTCATAGGCACTAAAACACATGACCCTCAAAGATTCACAtgattttacaaatatttttagaCCTACACCATCACGTGATTTTggtcacacacatttttgtcattgttgatGGACACTACATCCGCAGCTTTTTCCCTGGAGGGGCATAAGTGGTGCAGAGGAAGTGTAAGTGCTGTACACTGCTATTATGTCACAATTGGACAGGAAGATGAAACCAGCCCCCAGATCAACATTCCTTGCCGtgtcttcctgtttctgttgaTTGTACCAACCATTGTCTTACAAAACATGTGGTCCAGTTCATGACAGTACAAAGTAGCTGAAACATCAGCTTATTGCTCACCATCACATGCATCATTTTCAAGCATTTTCATCATGCAAGTTAAAAAATTAACCAAACGTAAGGTAGGGTTTTCCCAcccaaaataaaagttttaagAATACAATTTGCCATGTGTTGATGGACTAGCTACATTTGCTAACACTAATGCTGAATGGCAGAACCTGCCATCATTGGCCACCCTCCTTCTCAGAGtggataaataaaatgacagctttgGTTTTTACCAACAAAATTAGTTATCAGTCAAATTAGTTACACTTAAAtattcttctttaaaaaaatttaatagaattttaaagaacagaaatagcatttttaacatgaatgTCTGCATAGATTAAAACTCTCAGTGATTGGTTAATAAACATTTGTATCTTTCAAGAGTGTTCAGCCAGTGACACAGTCTCATTACTCTAAATAGGCTATTTTTGTAATCCTTCATGAACTGCAAAACCTTCCTATAATGAATCTGTATTGAGgtatacattaaaatgcagcattAGTGGAATCAGTAATGTATCCTATCATTCCTTAAATTTGTTAAGTTTAAAAACATGGAATGACGGAAAAACAAGCTATAAGTCATCCGTTGGTTAAGACATATGATTTACATCTGGGATCAATATGCAGCTTTGTATTGGCACTCAGTCACTGTAGGGTTTCTCAGCTGTTTCGCTGCTCTGCATTTGAGACAAGGGCTCCACCAATTTATTGTGCACCTGCATCATTCCTGCAAGCAGAACAGCAGAGGACGGTTAGATCTCCATCTACAGTGCACAGCCCTGGAGAATAACCACTGTTGTGACTATTGTGATGGATCAATGAGACATGACTGACAGTGATGAGCAGAGGGACAGATCTGTGTGGGCATATGCATTTGATAGCGAGTCATCATTCCCTGAATGGGACGACTTTTCAACCACTTCAAAGAGACAACAGTGGCTTCCGGACCTAGCATACAACAAACTGTGTGATTCAAACAGGCCAGTTAAGGTGAAGTAGAAACTGattctttttctccatttagCACacaaatgacatgtaaaattatTATGCAGATTAATTCAGGTACCTGTTTTTTGGATGTTATTCTAACCAAATTTTaagagagttttttttctctaatcTTTCCAATGATGCCATGGCAAAAGTTTGTACTTCACTGTAAACAGTGACCAGTTCTGAAAGGTGTGACTGTAAAATTTACACCTCAGAAGTCAAGCACGCATAGTTTGGTTTTGAGCATTTTCATATTAGGTACCATTTCTAAGTAAGATACTTGAGAAAGTAGTACTTAaacagctaaatattttattagaaaAAGCATCATCCtggaaaattttaaattaagattAGACTACTAGCAATGAGTCAATGGCATGCTATTGAATGTTGACTCTGGTTAGACTTTAGTGCTTGGCCCTTGGTATAGTGAATCACAACTATTTACTATATCAACTTTAGAAACAGGTAGATCCTTGTGTCAAACTCGTTTAAGCAgcttaaaatcatatttaacaGATGGACAATTCCTTTTTGGTTTAAGATCTTATGTTCAAGGAGACTGTGTGTTTAAATAGGTGAGTGTTACACATGGCTTCCTACAGTGTTCCAGCCTTGGCCCTTTGTTATTTCCCCCGTACATGTTCCCAACAGGGGATATAATATGATTTCTGGTGGTTTTCTGGCAAGGGATAGACAAATTATCACGTTGCCTCAAATATCAGACAAGAGCAAAGAGTTATTTAGCATAAGCTACTTTTTGCACACACTTCAGATCAGACCCTTACCCTTAAAGTACTTGACAGTTTTCACACGTAGCTCGAGGGTGGCATCCTCATCGCACACAAAGACGGTCTGCGGGTGCTGCTGGAAGGCTGACACTGTCCACATGTGGTTTACGCCCTCCTCAATGGCCTTGTAGAGCGCAAAAGCCTTGTGTGCTCCAGTGATAAGAATCAAGACCTAGAGATATTGCATAACAAGCCACATGGTTTGAGGGTGTTATtactattcattcatttaacacTGGTTAGCAATGATTTCAGAGCAGTAATAAAACTCTCTAACTGCATGGTTATGTGGGCTTAGGCTTCTCTTACTGGTGTcaggagatgaaaaaaatacCAAGCTCTACCTCTCTGGCATCCATGACAGTGCCCACCCCCACTGTTAGGGCCATGGTGGGCACTTTGGCCAGGTCACCACCAAAGAAGCGGGCGTTAGCCAGGATAGTGTCCAGAGCTAGCGTCTTTACCCTGGTGCGAGAGACCAGACTGGAACCTGGCTCATTAAAGGCGATGTGCCCATCAGGTCCGATACCTAAGAGAAGTGGACGAGTCAGGGACTTATTGCAAGTTGTGTCAGCCACCTGCACTGGCAATATTTTCACACAAGCATGACGTCATGAGTATGCATgagtatagtggttaaggagcaggactcgtaaccgaaaggttgccggttcgatccccgctgggacactgctgctgtacccttgggcaaggtacttaacctacaattgcctcagtaaatatccagctgtataaatggataacattgtaaagaactgtaacctatgtaagtcgctttggataaaagcgtctgctaaatgaataaatgtaaatgtaaatgtatgcacacacacacacacacacacacacacacacacacacactcaatcgGCAAGGCAGCAAATGTGCAATCAATATGCTGATCATATCACAAACCACAGATTAATTGACACTTTCCTGTCTCGCCTGTACTTGAGTAAACTAAAGCTAAGTACTGCTGAAAAAATGACCGTAAGAATTATGCTGTGACTGTGAACAGTGAACAACTGTGAAAGCATCCAGTTTCCATTATATTGTAATTCAACAATTTATCACCCAAATCTTTGTATGAAGCTTTGACCCTGTGTGATACCTGCAATATGAAGCCGAAGACAGCTCTGACTGCAAATCTAACCATTGTCCTTTTGATCTTATGTTCAGTCACCACAAGAAGCTGtatcaattttttaaaaagtcttatTTTAAGCAGATCACTTGTCGTAACTCATAAAGTATGAGATCTGAGCACTAGAGTCATACCTCCAACAAAGAGCTGGATTCCTCCCGCAGCTTTGATCTTGTCTTCGAAGGCCTGGCACTCTGCTTCTAGATTGGCAGCATTGCCATCCAGGATATGGGCATTCTCCGCTCGGATGTCAATGTGTTTAAAGAAGTTATTCCACATGAAGGAATGGTAACTTTCCGGGTGATCTCTGGGAATTCCTGTGTGTTCAAAAGGACCATATGaattcaattttaaatatttaatatatatctACTATATAAGGCGTGTATAGATGTGAGTCACATTAGTCATTACAACACCTCACTTAAAGTGAAATGACTTACCCACATATTCATCCATGTTGAAGGTTTTGACATACTTAAAGGAGACCTCTCCATTTCTGAAGTATTCAATCAGTTTCTTGTAGCATCCCAGAGGAGTACTTCCTATTAGATTAATTCAGACAAGCATTATGATGACAAAAGACTATGTAAATCCACAGGCACCTGTTTGCTGAGCACAATGCAATTGTAGGGCAtgacacatttcacatgcaaTGTAATAAATTGCTTAGGTACATTATGCAAAGTACAATGGAGATGTTGTCTGAACTGGGTGAAGGAGTGACTCTGAAATCTTTCTTCATTGTCCTTACCTGTGGGGAGTCCTAAAGTGAAGAATCTGTCGGGACCTGGATTAAATTGAACGATTCTGTTCCTGATGTACTTCGCCGCCCATTCACTTGCCTTGTCGTAATCATCGACGataatcagtttcattttcctaAATACAGGctgatattaaaaatgcataccGGTTACTTGACTAAGTGGAAAACTTCAGTTATAATGCCACCAGGACACCATCTGTATTAAATTCTGCCCCACCTCCATCAGACTTTAGCCCCATAAAGAGATCAACATGGAAAGAAATACAAAGTTCGGGCAGTACATGACGTGTATGTTAACGCGAGTACAAAAAGgtgcaaaattaaaatatttgtacgTGAGAATAGGATCTGTGCTCACAATAGTGcggcagtaaaaataaataaattaagtaTTGTAGCTCGGTTTATTTACGTTTACTCCAAAATCGCTCCCACTTCTTGTTCCAACATGCcagttttctgcattttagtGTCAGAAGAGTTCATTTACGTGAACTTACCAAGACCGCTGATAGTTGTACTGTCTTCCTATTTCGTCAAGTTGTCCTCCTGTAAGCGTTAACAATGAAAGCAGGAACCG contains:
- the gnpda1 gene encoding glucosamine-6-phosphate isomerase 1, which encodes MKLIIVDDYDKASEWAAKYIRNRIVQFNPGPDRFFTLGLPTGSTPLGCYKKLIEYFRNGEVSFKYVKTFNMDEYVGIPRDHPESYHSFMWNNFFKHIDIRAENAHILDGNAANLEAECQAFEDKIKAAGGIQLFVGGIGPDGHIAFNEPGSSLVSRTRVKTLALDTILANARFFGGDLAKVPTMALTVGVGTVMDAREVLILITGAHKAFALYKAIEEGVNHMWTVSAFQQHPQTVFVCDEDATLELRVKTVKYFKGMMQVHNKLVEPLSQMQSSETAEKPYSD